A genomic segment from Bradyrhizobium sp. CB1015 encodes:
- a CDS encoding DUF934 domain-containing protein, translating into MPLVNGGKIVDDSFVKLAVDTPLPEGGDILVPAERFLGEADALLKRSGKVGVIWPNNRDIAELVPYLGKIAAVALVFPTFRDGRAYSQARLLRERYNYRGELRATGQVLRDQFVFMLRAGFDAFEVKKQADAEAFMQTAKRYSVFYQPTGDGRITALHRRMQLRHSEGVGT; encoded by the coding sequence ATGCCACTCGTTAACGGCGGAAAGATCGTCGATGACAGCTTCGTCAAGCTCGCCGTCGACACGCCGCTGCCCGAGGGTGGCGACATCCTGGTGCCCGCCGAGCGCTTTCTCGGCGAGGCCGACGCGCTACTCAAGCGTTCGGGCAAGGTCGGCGTGATCTGGCCCAACAATCGCGACATCGCCGAGCTGGTGCCGTATCTCGGCAAGATCGCCGCCGTCGCGCTGGTGTTCCCGACCTTCCGTGACGGACGGGCCTACAGCCAGGCGCGGCTGCTGCGCGAACGTTACAATTACCGCGGCGAATTGCGCGCGACCGGTCAGGTGCTGCGCGACCAGTTCGTGTTCATGCTGCGGGCCGGCTTCGATGCCTTCGAGGTCAAGAAGCAGGCCGACGCGGAAGCCTTCATGCAGACCGCCAAGCGCTATTCGGTGTTCTACCAACCGACCGGCGATGGCCGCATCACCGCTCTGCACCGGCGCATGCAGCTGCGCCACTCCGAAGGGGTCGGCACGTGA
- a CDS encoding phosphoadenylyl-sulfate reductase, with the protein MNAIAPQVSPVSALPSADELDRALRDASPAEVIAAALKTVGRDKLALVSSFGTESATLLKVMADVDPAIPVIFLDTGWLFEETLAYRDTLIATLGLKDVRSIKPAEDTLSREDPDRDLWFSDPDACCRIRKVEPLARALKPFEAWLNGRKRFQGNARADIPVVEDDGARLKFNPFANVSREEIEAIFTRAKLPRHPLVVSGFLSVGCMPCTSRTTEGEDARAGRWRGRAKTECGIHTMKTS; encoded by the coding sequence GTGAACGCGATCGCGCCTCAGGTTTCGCCCGTGTCTGCGCTGCCTTCGGCGGACGAGCTCGATCGCGCCTTGCGCGATGCCTCGCCTGCCGAGGTCATTGCCGCGGCGCTGAAGACGGTCGGGCGCGACAAGCTTGCGTTGGTGTCCTCCTTCGGCACGGAATCGGCAACGCTGTTGAAGGTCATGGCGGATGTAGATCCGGCGATCCCCGTGATCTTTCTCGACACCGGCTGGTTGTTCGAGGAGACGCTGGCCTATCGCGATACGCTCATTGCGACGCTGGGCCTGAAGGACGTCCGCTCGATCAAGCCCGCCGAGGACACGCTGTCGCGCGAGGATCCCGACCGCGACCTCTGGTTCTCGGATCCCGACGCCTGCTGCCGCATCCGCAAGGTCGAGCCGCTGGCGCGTGCGCTGAAACCGTTCGAGGCCTGGCTCAACGGCCGCAAGCGCTTCCAGGGCAATGCACGCGCCGACATTCCGGTCGTCGAGGACGATGGCGCGCGGCTGAAGTTCAATCCGTTCGCCAATGTCTCGCGCGAGGAGATCGAGGCAATCTTCACCCGCGCCAAATTGCCGCGGCACCCTCTGGTTGTGTCAGGATTCCTGTCGGTTGGGTGTATGCCTTGCACCAGCCGAACCACTGAGGGCGAGGATGCACGCGCCGGCCGGTGGCGTGGCCGGGCCAAGACAGAATGCGGCATCCACACGATGAAGACTTCGTAG
- a CDS encoding sulfate ABC transporter substrate-binding protein: protein MDMMRRIVPLAAGLLATGFWAGSALAADINLLNVSYDPTRELYAEFNKAFATAYQKETGKSVEIKQSHGGSGSQARAVIDGLQADVVTLALAYDIDAIANKGLTAADWQKRLPQNSSPYTSTIVFLVRKGNPKGIKDWDDLLKPGVAVITPNPKTSGGARWNYLAAWGFAQKKYGSTDKAKDFIGKLYQQVPVLDTGARGATVTFVERGVGDVLLAWENEAYLALKEFGPEKFQIVAPPQSILAEPPVAIVDKVADKKGTRNAADAYLQYWYTKDGQEIAARNFYRPRDAETAKKYENAFAKVELFTIDDVFGGWTKAQKEHFADGGVFDQIYKN, encoded by the coding sequence ATGGACATGATGCGCCGTATCGTTCCGCTCGCCGCGGGATTGCTCGCGACGGGGTTCTGGGCAGGCTCGGCTCTGGCCGCTGACATCAATCTGCTGAACGTGTCGTACGATCCGACGCGCGAGCTCTATGCCGAGTTCAACAAGGCGTTCGCGACCGCCTATCAGAAGGAAACCGGCAAGAGCGTCGAGATCAAGCAGTCGCACGGCGGCAGCGGCTCGCAGGCACGTGCGGTGATCGACGGCTTGCAGGCCGATGTGGTGACGCTTGCGCTCGCCTATGATATCGACGCGATCGCGAACAAGGGTCTCACCGCGGCGGATTGGCAGAAGCGGCTGCCGCAGAATTCATCACCCTATACCTCGACCATCGTCTTCCTGGTGCGCAAGGGCAATCCCAAGGGCATCAAGGACTGGGACGATCTGCTCAAGCCGGGCGTTGCCGTCATCACGCCGAACCCGAAGACGTCGGGCGGCGCGCGCTGGAATTATCTGGCCGCCTGGGGCTTTGCGCAGAAGAAATACGGCTCGACCGACAAGGCCAAGGACTTCATCGGAAAGCTCTACCAGCAGGTGCCGGTACTGGATACCGGCGCGCGCGGCGCCACCGTGACCTTCGTGGAGCGCGGCGTCGGCGACGTGCTGCTCGCCTGGGAGAACGAGGCCTATCTCGCGCTCAAGGAGTTTGGTCCCGAAAAATTCCAGATCGTTGCACCGCCGCAGTCGATCCTCGCCGAGCCGCCGGTCGCGATCGTGGACAAGGTTGCCGACAAAAAGGGCACCCGCAATGCGGCCGACGCCTACCTTCAGTACTGGTACACCAAGGACGGGCAGGAGATCGCCGCGCGCAATTTCTACCGCCCGCGCGATGCCGAGACCGCCAAAAAGTACGAAAATGCCTTCGCCAAGGTCGAGCTGTTCACGATCGACGACGTCTTCGGTGGCTGGACCAAGGCGCAGAAGGAACATTTTGCCGACGGCGGCGTTTTCGATCAGATTTACAAGAACTGA
- the cysT gene encoding sulfate ABC transporter permease subunit CysT, with the protein MGLTLSWLSVIILIPLAGLFLRSLELSPEQFWNILSSRRTLNALRVSFGLAFAAACVNLVMGSIIVWALVRYRFPGRRIFDAIVDVPFALPTAVAGVALTALFAEKGWLGAPLAALGIKVAFTPVGIFVAMIFIGIPFVVRTVQPVLQDLDPEIEEAAGSLGASRWQTIIRVILPSLAPALLTGLALAFARAVGEYGSVIFIAGNLPNVSEIAPLLIVIRLSEFRYADATAIAVVMLVVSFVIIFAVNRLQRWARSRIPAR; encoded by the coding sequence ATGGGACTGACGCTTTCCTGGCTGTCCGTGATCATCCTGATCCCGCTCGCCGGCCTGTTCCTGCGATCGCTCGAGCTCAGCCCCGAGCAGTTCTGGAACATCCTCTCCAGCCGGCGCACCCTGAACGCGCTCCGCGTCTCGTTCGGCCTCGCCTTTGCGGCGGCCTGCGTCAATCTGGTGATGGGCAGCATCATCGTCTGGGCGCTGGTGCGCTACCGCTTCCCCGGCCGCCGCATTTTCGATGCCATCGTCGACGTGCCGTTTGCGCTGCCGACGGCGGTGGCCGGCGTCGCGCTGACGGCGCTGTTCGCCGAGAAGGGCTGGCTGGGGGCGCCGCTCGCCGCGCTTGGCATCAAGGTGGCGTTCACGCCGGTCGGCATCTTCGTCGCCATGATCTTCATCGGCATTCCGTTCGTGGTCCGCACGGTGCAGCCGGTGCTCCAGGATCTCGACCCCGAAATCGAGGAGGCTGCGGGCAGCTTGGGGGCCAGCCGCTGGCAGACCATCATCCGCGTGATCCTGCCCTCGCTCGCGCCGGCGCTGCTCACGGGCCTCGCGCTCGCCTTTGCCCGCGCGGTCGGTGAATACGGCTCGGTGATCTTCATCGCCGGCAATCTGCCCAACGTCTCCGAGATCGCGCCGCTCTTGATCGTGATACGCCTGTCCGAATTCCGTTACGCCGATGCGACCGCGATTGCGGTGGTCATGCTGGTCGTCTCCTTCGTCATCATCTTCGCGGTCAATCGGCTCCAGCGCTGGGCGCGGAGCCGGATCCCGGCACGCTGA
- the cysW gene encoding sulfate ABC transporter permease subunit CysW, with protein sequence MTMQIADSVSLSASDSKARAHAAAARNNLRTEPRPVRIAIITLAVLFLTVFVVLPLVVVFAQAFSRGILAYFAALAEPEAMAAIKLTLIVAAISVGLNLVFGLVAAWAIAKFEFPGKTILITLIDLPFSVSPVISGLVFVLLFGAQGYFGSWLRDHDIQILFAVPGIALATTFVTFPFVARALIPLMQEQGTQEEEAAISLGASALQTFFRVTLPNIKWGVLYGVLLCNARAMGEFGAVSVVSGHIRGETNTMPLLVEILYNEYQFVAAFAIASLLAMLALITLIAKTVLERHLDEGQDASDD encoded by the coding sequence ATGACGATGCAGATCGCAGATTCCGTGTCGCTCTCGGCCTCCGACTCGAAGGCACGCGCGCACGCGGCAGCAGCGCGGAACAATTTGCGCACCGAGCCGCGCCCGGTCCGCATCGCCATCATCACGCTGGCGGTGCTGTTTCTCACCGTCTTCGTCGTGCTGCCGCTCGTCGTCGTGTTCGCGCAGGCATTCTCGCGCGGCATCCTCGCCTATTTCGCCGCGCTCGCCGAGCCGGAGGCGATGGCGGCGATCAAGCTGACGTTGATCGTCGCGGCGATCTCCGTCGGACTCAATCTGGTGTTCGGCCTCGTCGCCGCCTGGGCGATTGCAAAATTCGAGTTCCCGGGCAAGACCATCCTGATCACGCTGATCGACCTGCCGTTCTCGGTCAGCCCGGTGATCTCGGGCCTCGTCTTCGTGCTGCTGTTCGGCGCGCAAGGCTATTTCGGCAGCTGGCTGCGCGACCACGACATCCAGATCCTGTTCGCGGTGCCCGGCATCGCACTCGCCACCACCTTCGTGACGTTCCCGTTCGTGGCGCGCGCGCTGATCCCCCTGATGCAGGAGCAGGGCACGCAGGAGGAGGAGGCCGCGATCTCGCTCGGCGCTTCCGCCCTGCAGACCTTCTTCCGCGTCACCCTGCCCAACATCAAATGGGGCGTGCTCTACGGCGTCCTGCTCTGCAACGCGCGCGCGATGGGCGAGTTCGGTGCGGTCTCGGTCGTCTCCGGCCACATCCGCGGCGAGACCAACACCATGCCGCTCTTGGTCGAGATCCTCTACAACGAATACCAGTTCGTCGCCGCTTTCGCGATCGCCTCGCTGCTCGCAATGCTTGCGCTGATCACGCTCATCGCAAAAACCGTTCTCGAACGTCATCTCGACGAAGGACAAGACGCCAGTGACGATTGA
- a CDS encoding sulfate/molybdate ABC transporter ATP-binding protein: MTIEVRNLVKKFGSFAALDGVDLKVDNGELLALLGPSGSGKTTLLRIIAGLDWPDSGEVSFNGEDALAQGARERHVGFVFQHYALFRHMTVFENVAFGLRVQPRAVRKDEAAIRSRVKELLDLVQLDWLSDRYPSQLSGGQRQRIALARALAIEPRILLLDEPFGALDAKVRKELRKWLRSLHHEINVTSIFVTHDQEEALEVANRVVVMDKGKIEQIGSPDDVYDNPATAFVHGFIGESIVLPIQIGDGAVRLGDRPLDLAAEGLAPGASKLFVRRHDMLVGPPGSGAFEGAVQHVRNFGPVQRAEVALLGGETIEIDAPRDKELRAGDTIGLNPRRYRIFAG; this comes from the coding sequence GTGACGATTGAAGTCAGGAATCTCGTCAAGAAATTCGGCAGCTTTGCCGCTCTCGACGGCGTCGACCTCAAGGTCGACAACGGCGAATTGCTGGCGTTGCTCGGCCCCTCCGGCTCCGGCAAGACCACCTTGCTGCGGATCATCGCCGGCCTCGACTGGCCGGACTCGGGCGAAGTCTCCTTCAACGGCGAGGACGCGCTGGCACAAGGCGCCCGCGAGCGCCACGTCGGCTTCGTCTTTCAGCACTATGCGCTGTTCCGCCACATGACGGTGTTCGAGAACGTTGCCTTCGGCCTCCGCGTGCAGCCGCGCGCGGTCCGAAAGGACGAGGCCGCAATCCGCTCGCGCGTCAAGGAGCTGCTCGATCTGGTGCAGCTCGACTGGCTCTCCGACCGCTATCCCAGCCAGCTCTCCGGCGGCCAGCGCCAGCGCATCGCGCTCGCCCGCGCGCTCGCGATCGAGCCGCGCATCCTCCTGCTCGACGAGCCCTTCGGCGCGCTGGATGCCAAGGTGCGCAAGGAGCTGCGCAAATGGCTGCGCTCGCTGCATCACGAGATTAACGTCACCTCGATCTTCGTCACCCATGACCAGGAGGAGGCGCTGGAAGTCGCCAACCGCGTCGTGGTGATGGACAAGGGCAAGATCGAGCAGATCGGCTCGCCCGACGATGTCTACGACAATCCGGCGACGGCTTTCGTGCACGGCTTCATCGGCGAATCCATCGTGCTGCCGATCCAGATCGGCGATGGCGCGGTCCGGCTCGGGGACCGGCCGCTCGATCTGGCCGCCGAAGGACTTGCGCCTGGCGCGTCAAAGCTGTTCGTGCGGCGACACGACATGCTGGTCGGCCCGCCCGGCAGCGGCGCCTTCGAGGGCGCGGTTCAGCACGTCCGCAATTTCGGCCCGGTGCAGCGGGCGGAGGTGGCCCTCTTGGGCGGCGAGACCATCGAGATCGACGCCCCCCGCGACAAGGAACTGCGTGCCGGCGACACGATCGGTCTCAATCCCCGCCGCTACCGGATATTTGCGGGCTGA
- a CDS encoding CAP domain-containing protein: protein MRAAAAILIMLLLAGCAGNEAPVQQPSMYADMAVPGSKLDVQAAAIMISQYRQNNGLGTVVVDPDLTRLAESQSGAMAAANKMDHDVRAPLAKRLASGGYPANVAVENISAGYHTLAEAFSGWRDSPPHRANMLRSGVTKLGIAASYAPGTKYKVFWTMILASTEPR, encoded by the coding sequence ATGCGCGCTGCGGCCGCAATTCTCATCATGTTGCTGCTCGCCGGCTGTGCCGGCAACGAAGCACCGGTCCAGCAGCCGTCGATGTATGCCGACATGGCGGTTCCGGGCTCCAAGCTCGACGTCCAGGCGGCGGCGATCATGATCTCGCAATACCGCCAGAACAACGGGCTCGGCACGGTCGTGGTCGACCCGGATTTGACTCGGCTCGCCGAATCCCAGTCGGGCGCGATGGCGGCGGCCAACAAGATGGACCACGACGTCCGCGCGCCGCTGGCCAAGCGTCTGGCCTCTGGCGGTTATCCTGCCAACGTGGCGGTCGAGAACATCTCGGCCGGCTATCATACGTTGGCGGAAGCGTTTTCCGGCTGGCGCGACTCGCCTCCGCACCGCGCCAACATGCTCAGGAGCGGTGTCACAAAATTAGGCATCGCGGCGAGCTATGCTCCAGGCACCAAATACAAGGTGTTCTGGACCATGATCCTGGCCTCGACGGAGCCGCGATAA
- a CDS encoding patatin-like phospholipase family protein codes for MTDHSPETATIPTNAQRVLVLQGGGALGSYQAGAFQALCGYGFDPEWVAGISIGAVNAAIIAGNEGQTRVKRLKEFWEMVSAPVPWKPVGKSDHSRELFNSTSAALIATFGVPGFFTPRIPPAPLWPPGHPEAESYYDTSPLKKTLERLVDFDRINDLKTRLSVGAVGVTSGNFKYFDNYEFKKLGKKIGPEHIMASGALPPGFPSVVIDGEHYWDGGIASNTPLDYVLDAEVVRDMLIFQVDLFSARGELPNSLLEAAEREKDIRYSSRTRMNTDKNKQLHNARRAVRDLIGKLPDYLKNDPSVEFLAKVSRESTVTVVHLIYRSKNYESSSKDYDFSHVAMVEHWEAGVRDVHLSMRHKDWLERPQSGETMVTYDLTGDVTAPPAKRSE; via the coding sequence ATGACCGATCATAGTCCGGAAACCGCAACAATCCCCACGAATGCGCAGCGCGTCCTGGTCCTCCAGGGCGGCGGCGCGCTCGGCTCGTACCAGGCTGGCGCCTTCCAGGCGCTGTGCGGCTATGGCTTCGATCCGGAATGGGTGGCCGGCATCTCGATCGGTGCGGTCAATGCCGCCATCATCGCCGGCAATGAGGGCCAGACGCGCGTCAAGCGGCTCAAGGAATTCTGGGAAATGGTGTCGGCCCCGGTGCCGTGGAAGCCGGTCGGCAAGAGCGACCACAGCCGCGAGCTGTTCAATTCCACCAGTGCTGCGCTGATCGCGACCTTCGGCGTGCCCGGCTTCTTCACGCCGCGCATTCCGCCGGCGCCGCTGTGGCCGCCGGGGCATCCCGAGGCGGAAAGCTATTACGATACCTCGCCGCTGAAGAAGACGCTGGAGCGTCTCGTCGATTTCGACCGCATCAACGATCTGAAGACGCGCCTGTCGGTCGGCGCGGTCGGCGTCACCTCGGGCAATTTCAAATATTTCGACAATTACGAGTTCAAGAAGCTCGGCAAGAAGATCGGCCCCGAGCACATCATGGCCTCCGGCGCGCTGCCGCCGGGATTTCCCTCCGTCGTCATCGACGGCGAGCATTATTGGGACGGCGGCATCGCCTCCAACACCCCGCTCGACTACGTGCTCGATGCCGAGGTCGTACGCGACATGCTGATCTTCCAGGTCGATTTGTTTTCCGCGCGCGGCGAACTGCCGAATTCGCTGCTGGAGGCCGCCGAGCGCGAGAAGGACATCCGCTATTCCAGCCGCACGCGGATGAACACCGACAAGAACAAGCAGCTGCACAACGCCCGCAGGGCGGTGCGCGATCTGATCGGCAAATTGCCGGACTATCTCAAGAACGATCCTTCCGTCGAATTCCTGGCGAAAGTGTCGCGCGAAAGCACCGTCACCGTGGTGCATCTGATTTACCGCAGCAAGAACTACGAATCCTCGTCCAAGGACTACGATTTCTCGCACGTCGCGATGGTCGAGCATTGGGAAGCCGGCGTGCGCGACGTGCACCTGTCGATGCGCCACAAGGACTGGCTGGAGCGGCCGCAGTCCGGCGAGACCATGGTGACCTACGATCTCACGGGGGACGTCACCGCGCCCCCGGCAAAAAGGAGTGAATAG
- a CDS encoding 3-hydroxybutyrate dehydrogenase, producing MGTLSGKNAVVTGSTSGIGLAYARAFAAAGANVVINGFGAPEDIEKERAKIESDFGVKAAYSPADMTKPAEIAGMIALGEKSFGSVDILVNNAGIQFVSPIEDFPPEKWDQIIAINLSSAFHAIRAAVPGMKKKGWGRIINTASAHSLVASPFKSAYVSAKHGIAGLTKTVALEVATHKITCNCISPGYVWTPLVEKQIPDTMKARNLTREQVINDVLLDAQPTKEFVTSEQVAALALFLCSDDAAQITGTNLSIDGGWTAE from the coding sequence ATGGGTACTCTGTCAGGCAAGAACGCCGTCGTGACCGGATCGACCAGCGGCATCGGGCTCGCCTATGCGCGCGCCTTCGCCGCCGCCGGTGCCAATGTCGTCATCAACGGTTTCGGCGCGCCGGAGGACATCGAAAAGGAGCGCGCCAAGATCGAATCCGATTTCGGCGTGAAGGCGGCCTACTCGCCCGCCGACATGACCAAGCCCGCCGAGATCGCCGGCATGATCGCGCTCGGCGAGAAGTCGTTCGGCTCGGTCGACATCCTCGTCAACAATGCCGGCATCCAGTTCGTCTCGCCGATCGAGGATTTCCCGCCGGAGAAGTGGGACCAGATCATCGCGATCAATCTGTCCTCGGCCTTCCACGCCATCCGCGCCGCGGTGCCCGGCATGAAGAAGAAGGGTTGGGGACGCATCATCAACACGGCGTCGGCGCACTCGCTGGTCGCCTCGCCCTTCAAGTCGGCTTACGTCTCGGCCAAGCACGGCATTGCCGGCCTCACCAAGACCGTGGCGCTGGAAGTCGCGACCCACAAGATCACCTGCAACTGCATCAGCCCGGGCTATGTCTGGACCCCGCTGGTCGAGAAGCAGATCCCCGACACGATGAAGGCGCGCAATCTGACGCGCGAGCAGGTCATCAACGACGTGCTGCTCGATGCACAGCCGACCAAGGAGTTCGTCACCTCCGAGCAGGTCGCCGCGCTCGCCCTGTTCCTGTGCAGCGACGACGCCGCGCAGATCACCGGCACCAACCTCTCGATCGACGGGGGCTGGACCGCGGAGTAG
- a CDS encoding flippase, whose translation MAVMDAPPATTGPAGLVARLRAKLAGGSSEASLTRRLAGTIFIIRVISAGLAYVSQVLLARWMGTSDYGIYVYVWTWVLLLGSMMDFGISASAQKIIPEYRASGAHALLRGFLSGSRWLTFAVSTLVSLGLAGIVKLLSPWIDPAEVLPLYIGCMTLPAFVVANTQDGIARSHDWMQLGLMPQFIIRQALIIGITAFAFLLGYHLGAVAAMVASFGAVWIAMAGQMVVLNRKLADHITPGPKAYDVKGWLAVSLPILLVESFYLLLSYTDVLVLQQFRPSDEVGVYFAVVKTLALVSFIHYAMSATTAHRFAEYNASGDKARLSAYVAHAINWTFWPSLAATIVLLALGKPLLWLFGPQFVIGYDIMFVAAIGLVVRAAIGPVERLLNMLGQQRICALAYALAFVMNVVLCIALVPRYGGHGAAAATSISLSFETVLLFWIVRQRLGLHVLAFGK comes from the coding sequence TTGGCCGTGATGGATGCACCACCCGCAACGACCGGACCGGCCGGGCTGGTCGCGCGGCTGCGCGCCAAGCTCGCGGGCGGATCGAGCGAGGCGTCGCTGACGCGACGGCTCGCCGGCACCATCTTCATCATCCGCGTCATCAGCGCCGGCCTCGCTTATGTCTCGCAGGTGCTGCTCGCGCGCTGGATGGGCACGTCCGATTACGGCATCTACGTCTATGTCTGGACCTGGGTGCTGCTGCTCGGCAGCATGATGGATTTCGGCATCTCGGCCTCCGCACAAAAAATCATTCCGGAGTACCGCGCCAGCGGCGCGCACGCGCTGCTGCGCGGTTTCCTCTCCGGCAGCCGCTGGCTGACTTTTGCCGTGTCCACGCTGGTATCGCTCGGCCTTGCCGGCATCGTCAAATTGCTGTCGCCCTGGATCGATCCGGCCGAGGTGCTGCCGCTCTATATCGGCTGCATGACGCTGCCCGCTTTTGTCGTCGCCAACACCCAGGACGGCATCGCGCGCTCGCACGACTGGATGCAGCTCGGCCTGATGCCGCAATTCATCATCCGCCAGGCGCTGATCATCGGCATCACGGCATTCGCCTTCCTGCTCGGCTATCATCTCGGCGCGGTCGCCGCGATGGTGGCGAGCTTTGGCGCGGTATGGATCGCGATGGCCGGGCAGATGGTGGTGCTGAACCGCAAGCTCGCCGATCACATCACACCGGGACCGAAGGCCTATGACGTCAAGGGCTGGCTCGCCGTCTCGCTGCCGATCCTGCTGGTCGAGAGCTTCTACCTGCTCTTGTCCTACACCGACGTGCTGGTGCTGCAGCAATTCCGTCCCTCGGACGAGGTCGGCGTCTATTTCGCCGTGGTGAAGACGCTGGCGCTGGTCTCGTTCATCCACTACGCGATGTCCGCGACGACCGCGCATCGCTTCGCCGAATACAATGCCAGCGGCGACAAGGCGCGCCTGTCGGCCTACGTCGCGCACGCCATCAACTGGACGTTCTGGCCGTCGCTGGCGGCGACCATCGTGCTGCTCGCGCTCGGCAAGCCGCTGCTGTGGCTGTTCGGGCCGCAATTCGTGATCGGCTACGACATCATGTTCGTGGCCGCGATCGGCCTCGTCGTGCGCGCCGCCATCGGCCCGGTAGAGCGCCTGCTCAACATGCTCGGCCAGCAGAGGATCTGCGCGCTGGCTTACGCGCTGGCCTTCGTGATGAATGTCGTGCTCTGCATTGCGCTGGTGCCGCGCTATGGCGGCCACGGCGCGGCGGCTGCGACCTCGATCTCGCTGAGCTTCGAGACCGTGCTGCTGTTCTGGATCGTGCGGCAGCGGCTGGGGCTGCACGTGCTGGCGTTCGGCAAATAG
- a CDS encoding protein-disulfide reductase DsbD domain-containing protein, producing the protein MSSIVPLRAAIGVATTLLASSLAIAARADDASPWQRDGHSAVRLVAGSRSGAVLLGGIAFQLQPGWKTYWRSPGDSGVPPRFDFSKSDNVEAVTVMWPAPLKFDDGAGGHSIGYRDQVVLPLRIVAKAADKPVTLRAEINYAVCEKLCIPVEASAELGFNSVASTEDANLRAALDTVPKPANIGDPNPLTIRDVKRDGPKNVVVDVVTPDSRKVNLFVEGPTPDWALPIPAPVQHGPPGVMRFSFELDGLPPGAKPEGAALKLTLVGPEKAYEFNTNLE; encoded by the coding sequence ATGTCCAGCATTGTTCCCCTGCGTGCGGCGATTGGCGTCGCGACAACCCTGCTCGCCTCGTCCTTGGCCATCGCGGCCCGTGCCGATGACGCATCGCCCTGGCAGCGCGATGGACATTCCGCGGTGCGGCTAGTGGCGGGATCGCGCAGCGGCGCGGTGCTGCTCGGCGGTATTGCTTTCCAGCTGCAGCCCGGGTGGAAGACCTACTGGCGGTCGCCCGGCGATTCCGGCGTTCCACCCCGGTTCGACTTCTCCAAGTCCGATAATGTCGAAGCGGTGACGGTGATGTGGCCGGCACCGCTGAAGTTCGACGATGGCGCGGGCGGCCATTCGATCGGCTATCGCGACCAGGTCGTGCTACCCCTGCGCATCGTCGCCAAGGCCGCGGACAAGCCGGTGACCCTGCGCGCCGAGATCAACTATGCGGTGTGCGAGAAGCTCTGCATTCCCGTGGAGGCCAGCGCCGAGCTCGGCTTCAACAGCGTCGCCTCGACCGAGGATGCGAACTTGCGTGCGGCGCTCGATACCGTGCCGAAGCCCGCCAATATCGGCGACCCCAATCCGCTCACCATTCGCGACGTCAAGCGTGACGGCCCCAAGAACGTGGTGGTCGACGTGGTGACGCCGGACAGCCGCAAGGTCAATCTGTTCGTGGAAGGCCCGACACCCGATTGGGCGCTACCGATTCCGGCGCCGGTGCAGCACGGCCCGCCGGGCGTCATGCGCTTCTCGTTCGAGCTCGATGGATTGCCGCCGGGCGCCAAGCCCGAGGGCGCCGCGCTGAAGTTGACGCTGGTCGGGCCGGAGAAGGCGTACGAGTTCAATACGAATTTGGAGTGA
- a CDS encoding YqgE/AlgH family protein, whose translation MAATGKRTGESPRSSGAALPSSGGYLDGRLLIAMPVMGDSRFERSVIYLCAHSAEGAMGIIVNHPAGSIDFPELLQQLGIIKKGEHIKLPENAESMKVLRGGPVDTGRGFVLHSSDFYIENATLRIDEGVCLTATVDILRAIANGSGPKHAILALGYAGWAPGQLETEIQSNGWLHCDADADLIFGDDVDDKYNRALQKIGIDPGMLSNEAGHA comes from the coding sequence ATGGCTGCCACAGGCAAGAGGACGGGCGAAAGCCCCCGCAGCTCGGGCGCCGCGCTGCCCAGTTCGGGCGGCTATCTCGACGGCCGGCTCCTGATCGCAATGCCCGTGATGGGCGATTCCCGCTTCGAGCGCTCGGTGATCTATCTTTGCGCCCATTCGGCGGAGGGAGCGATGGGCATCATCGTGAACCATCCCGCCGGCAGCATCGATTTCCCCGAGCTCTTGCAGCAGCTCGGCATCATCAAGAAGGGCGAGCACATCAAGCTGCCGGAGAACGCCGAAAGCATGAAGGTGCTGCGGGGCGGTCCGGTCGACACGGGGCGCGGCTTCGTGCTGCATTCCAGCGACTTCTACATCGAGAATGCGACCCTGCGGATCGATGAGGGCGTCTGCCTGACCGCGACGGTCGACATCCTGCGGGCGATCGCGAACGGCTCCGGTCCCAAGCACGCCATCCTCGCGCTCGGCTATGCCGGCTGGGCGCCCGGCCAGCTCGAGACCGAGATCCAGAGCAACGGCTGGCTGCATTGCGACGCGGATGCGGATCTGATTTTCGGCGACGACGTCGACGACAAATATAACCGCGCCTTGCAGAAAATCGGCATCGATCCCGGCATGCTCTCGAACGAGGCCGGGCACGCGTAG